From Marivirga harenae, one genomic window encodes:
- a CDS encoding 2-oxoacid:acceptor oxidoreductase family protein — translation MSKSIKPKYPGISAAMDGNTAAIMCERESSDAAGAYPITPSTQMGEYWAEEAAKGHLNISNKPLIFIEPEGEHAAAAVTAGLSMTGQRAANFSSGQGIAYMHESLYAAVGKRLTYVLNIGARAMTKSTLNVHAGHDDYHAVDDTGFFQLFAKNAQHVADLNVIAHRVAELALTPGIIAQDGFLTTHLIESLLIPERELINEFLGRPDDMIDTPTPAQKIIFGDQRRRIPELWDVDNPVMAGIVQNQDSYMQSVAAQRPFFFDHIKELTDLAFKEYGQLTGRNYKRVMSYKAEDADYLILGQGSVVPSAEAVVDYLRTTRKLKVGVVDLVMFRPFPADHLSKILKGKKGVVVLERLDQPLAEDLPIARELRAVMSKCLENGLSKTDKSYPEIESYQPKDVPRIYSGSFGMGSRDLQAEGIIGAIENMLPDGKHKKLFYLSIDFIRDNAFTPKQRAYQETIEAAYPKVKELAVHGSESPNLMPKGATTVRFHSVGGWGAITTGKNLAMTLYDLLGYDIKANPKYGSEKKGQPTTYYLAAAPEPIRMNCEFYFVDVVLSPDPNVFKHTNALAGLKEGGCFIIQSDKANQEEVWATIPKQYQKLIVKNNIRVYYIDGFKIAREEASDPELQLRMQGIAFQGAFFAASPLMKTAGLNEKELLQAIEDQLQSKFGGKGQRVVDDNMRVVKRGFTEINEVTIKEVQTASNGHANGTVGIPIPQMLKEMPKSESNLSDIHRFWEQTGNFYAQGMGNDNITDPFIGLSVMPAVSSVFRDMTGIRFEHPEWIANNCTACGKCYTVCPDTAIPGLVSELKDVLDTVVKRVKKNNEGVKHLQKAVRTMEGKVRTLFNSSGNGATVNNYIQEAIDQMIEENKDQTDMAQELGWFREELGDFQFALTRPYYDLHEKKSPNSGGLFSITINPNTCKGCNECIQVCEDDALRPIIQTDGTVAKLRKDWDLWTNLPTTPEKYNRIDDLEEKIGPLETLLLNKEAYMNFASGDGACLGCSEKSVVHLFTATLESLMQPRIKKHIDYLDDLIKQMEKHIQARLIENVNINDTDAIERILKDTHDSDLTMSGIAAKLEAERGSKPIDQDWLKETTHTLSQLKRLKWKYTDGTTGKGRSSMGMTNATGCTSVWGSTYPYNPYPFPWANHLFQDSTSMAMGIFEGHMAKMAEGFTTIRKAELELKGKYRPEEDKDFFTYFNWHQFTDEEWLLCPPVVALGGDGAMYDIGFQNLSRMMASGKPIKVIVVDTQVYSNTGGQACTSGFIGQISDMAQYGKVWKGKAEPRKEIGLVAMAHRNTYVMQATLANTSHMIEGFIDGLTTRRPALFNLYTTCQPEHGVADDLGVHQAKLAVESRAYPIFKYNPELGVKVQEALDLTGNPAMDQDWPTYELKYEENGIQKTMEVPMTFADFAITEGRFRKHFRNVPRNSWNDNMILLTDFLALDESEREDKFPFIWAVNRTGELSRVLVAKPIVESCEERRDFWILLRDLASVKQEDGTATDLESKIRAEVVGKITQKLMQLAGGNGTSIPATDQLLKKTAAQPSKTEKNENLEVADSPQPETEASTSKEATSSPWIESDDCTSCDECININSKIFAYNEDKQAYIKDPKGGPYQDLVTAAEKCTAQVIHPGLPADPNAKDMEKWIKRGEKFN, via the coding sequence ATGAGCAAAAGTATCAAACCCAAATATCCCGGAATATCTGCAGCTATGGATGGAAATACTGCTGCTATCATGTGTGAAAGAGAATCTTCAGATGCTGCAGGGGCGTATCCCATTACACCATCAACGCAGATGGGAGAGTATTGGGCAGAAGAAGCTGCTAAGGGACACCTCAATATTTCTAACAAGCCTCTAATATTCATTGAGCCTGAAGGCGAACATGCAGCCGCAGCCGTTACAGCTGGGCTATCAATGACTGGCCAAAGAGCCGCCAATTTCTCGTCAGGACAAGGTATAGCTTATATGCACGAGTCCTTGTATGCTGCAGTGGGTAAAAGGTTAACCTATGTGTTAAATATTGGTGCACGAGCCATGACCAAATCAACTCTCAATGTGCATGCCGGACATGATGATTATCATGCTGTAGATGACACCGGATTTTTCCAGCTTTTTGCTAAAAATGCTCAGCACGTAGCGGATTTAAATGTAATTGCTCACCGGGTGGCAGAGCTGGCACTTACACCTGGAATTATAGCCCAAGATGGGTTTTTGACCACGCACTTAATAGAAAGTCTGTTAATTCCTGAACGAGAGCTAATCAATGAGTTTTTGGGTAGACCGGATGATATGATCGACACGCCAACTCCAGCCCAAAAAATTATTTTTGGAGATCAGCGCAGGCGCATTCCTGAGCTGTGGGATGTAGACAATCCCGTGATGGCTGGAATTGTGCAAAATCAGGATTCTTATATGCAAAGTGTGGCTGCACAACGACCTTTCTTTTTTGATCATATTAAAGAGTTGACGGACCTTGCTTTTAAAGAATACGGCCAATTAACCGGTCGCAACTATAAGCGAGTAATGTCTTATAAGGCTGAAGATGCTGATTACCTTATATTAGGGCAGGGAAGCGTTGTTCCAAGTGCTGAAGCAGTGGTGGATTATCTTAGAACTACTCGAAAGCTCAAAGTAGGGGTAGTGGATTTAGTGATGTTTCGTCCATTCCCAGCTGACCATTTATCAAAAATTCTAAAAGGTAAAAAAGGAGTAGTGGTTCTGGAAAGACTGGATCAACCATTAGCAGAGGACTTACCCATTGCCCGTGAACTTCGGGCCGTTATGTCAAAATGCCTTGAAAATGGACTTTCCAAAACTGATAAGTCTTATCCGGAAATCGAATCTTATCAGCCGAAAGATGTACCTAGGATCTATTCCGGATCTTTTGGAATGGGTAGCCGTGATTTGCAGGCCGAAGGCATCATTGGTGCTATTGAAAATATGCTGCCTGATGGTAAGCACAAAAAGTTATTCTATTTATCAATTGATTTTATTAGAGATAATGCCTTCACACCAAAGCAAAGAGCTTATCAGGAAACAATAGAAGCTGCCTACCCTAAAGTTAAAGAATTGGCAGTGCATGGTTCTGAGAGTCCGAATCTTATGCCAAAAGGAGCTACAACTGTCCGTTTTCATTCCGTTGGAGGCTGGGGCGCAATTACAACAGGTAAAAACTTGGCGATGACCCTTTATGACCTCCTGGGATATGACATAAAAGCAAATCCTAAATATGGTTCAGAGAAGAAAGGCCAACCAACCACTTATTACTTGGCAGCGGCACCTGAACCTATTCGCATGAACTGTGAATTCTACTTTGTTGATGTGGTTTTATCTCCTGATCCTAACGTATTTAAACATACTAATGCATTGGCAGGCTTGAAAGAGGGAGGCTGTTTCATCATTCAAAGCGATAAAGCAAATCAGGAAGAAGTGTGGGCTACTATTCCAAAGCAGTATCAAAAATTAATTGTGAAGAATAATATCCGGGTCTACTACATTGACGGTTTTAAAATCGCCAGAGAGGAAGCTTCAGATCCTGAGCTTCAGTTACGCATGCAGGGAATTGCCTTTCAAGGAGCCTTCTTTGCAGCCTCTCCATTAATGAAAACCGCTGGACTAAATGAAAAAGAATTATTGCAAGCCATTGAAGATCAACTTCAATCCAAATTTGGCGGTAAAGGCCAAAGGGTTGTGGATGATAATATGCGTGTAGTAAAACGTGGTTTTACAGAGATTAATGAAGTTACGATTAAAGAGGTTCAAACAGCTTCTAATGGCCACGCTAATGGAACAGTAGGGATACCGATTCCACAGATGCTTAAGGAGATGCCAAAAAGTGAATCTAACTTAAGTGACATCCATCGCTTTTGGGAGCAGACAGGTAACTTCTATGCCCAAGGAATGGGAAATGATAATATTACTGATCCCTTTATTGGCTTGAGCGTAATGCCGGCAGTTTCCTCAGTATTTCGTGATATGACTGGTATTCGTTTCGAGCATCCGGAGTGGATAGCCAATAATTGCACCGCATGTGGTAAATGTTATACAGTTTGTCCTGATACCGCTATACCTGGATTAGTTAGTGAACTAAAAGATGTGCTTGATACAGTGGTGAAGCGGGTGAAAAAGAACAATGAAGGGGTAAAGCATTTGCAGAAAGCTGTCCGCACAATGGAAGGTAAAGTAAGGACACTATTTAATTCATCAGGCAATGGTGCAACGGTTAACAATTACATTCAGGAAGCCATTGACCAGATGATTGAAGAGAATAAAGATCAGACTGATATGGCACAAGAGCTGGGCTGGTTTAGAGAAGAGCTAGGCGATTTTCAATTTGCACTTACCAGACCATATTATGATCTACATGAGAAGAAATCACCCAATAGCGGAGGTCTATTTAGCATTACGATTAACCCCAACACTTGCAAGGGCTGCAACGAATGTATCCAGGTCTGCGAAGATGACGCATTACGACCTATTATTCAGACAGATGGCACGGTAGCAAAATTGAGAAAAGACTGGGACTTATGGACTAATCTGCCAACAACGCCAGAGAAATACAATCGCATTGATGATCTGGAAGAGAAAATTGGGCCATTGGAAACTTTGCTTTTAAACAAAGAAGCCTATATGAATTTCGCAAGTGGCGATGGAGCTTGCTTAGGATGTTCTGAAAAATCTGTAGTCCATTTATTTACAGCGACATTAGAGTCTCTAATGCAACCCCGCATTAAAAAACACATAGATTATTTAGATGACCTCATTAAACAGATGGAAAAACACATCCAGGCTCGTTTAATAGAAAATGTCAATATAAATGACACAGATGCAATAGAAAGAATTCTTAAAGATACACATGATTCAGATTTAACCATGTCTGGCATTGCCGCCAAGTTGGAAGCTGAACGTGGAAGCAAACCAATTGACCAAGATTGGCTAAAGGAAACAACACATACGCTTTCCCAATTAAAGCGACTGAAATGGAAATATACCGATGGGACCACAGGTAAGGGCAGGTCTTCAATGGGTATGACGAATGCCACTGGATGTACATCTGTATGGGGCAGTACTTATCCTTATAATCCTTACCCTTTCCCTTGGGCTAATCACCTATTCCAAGATTCAACCTCTATGGCAATGGGTATTTTCGAAGGGCATATGGCTAAAATGGCGGAAGGATTTACCACTATCCGTAAAGCAGAACTGGAATTAAAAGGAAAATACCGTCCTGAAGAAGATAAAGACTTCTTTACGTACTTTAACTGGCATCAATTCACAGATGAGGAGTGGCTCTTATGCCCACCCGTGGTAGCTTTAGGAGGCGATGGGGCTATGTATGATATAGGTTTTCAAAATCTATCCCGTATGATGGCATCTGGTAAACCTATTAAAGTAATTGTGGTCGATACTCAGGTGTATTCAAATACCGGTGGACAAGCTTGTACTTCAGGCTTTATCGGACAGATTTCTGATATGGCACAATACGGAAAAGTATGGAAAGGAAAAGCTGAGCCGAGAAAAGAGATTGGCTTGGTCGCAATGGCACATAGAAATACATATGTCATGCAAGCTACTCTTGCTAATACAAGCCATATGATAGAAGGTTTTATTGATGGCTTGACTACACGAAGACCAGCATTATTTAACTTATACACTACTTGCCAACCAGAGCATGGTGTAGCAGATGATTTAGGGGTACATCAAGCAAAATTGGCGGTAGAGTCAAGAGCTTATCCAATATTTAAGTACAATCCTGAACTGGGGGTAAAAGTACAGGAGGCCTTAGATCTTACAGGCAACCCTGCAATGGATCAAGATTGGCCAACCTATGAGTTGAAGTATGAAGAAAATGGGATTCAAAAAACAATGGAGGTTCCTATGACCTTTGCCGATTTTGCCATAACCGAGGGACGTTTTAGAAAACATTTCAGGAATGTACCACGCAACTCTTGGAACGACAATATGATCTTGCTAACAGACTTCTTAGCGCTAGATGAAAGCGAAAGAGAGGATAAGTTCCCATTTATTTGGGCGGTTAACAGAACAGGCGAGTTGAGTAGAGTATTGGTGGCTAAACCAATAGTAGAATCATGTGAAGAACGAAGAGATTTCTGGATTCTGCTACGCGATCTTGCAAGCGTGAAGCAGGAAGACGGAACCGCTACTGATCTAGAAAGTAAAATAAGAGCAGAGGTAGTCGGTAAGATTACTCAAAAGCTGATGCAACTTGCAGGAGGAAACGGAACCTCAATACCGGCTACTGATCAGCTATTGAAGAAAACGGCTGCACAGCCTAGCAAGACTGAAAAGAATGAGAATTTGGAAGTTGCTGATAGTCCACAGCCAGAAACTGAAGCTAGCACATCAAAAGAAGCTACGTCTTCCCCTTGGATAGAAAGTGATGACTGCACTTCCTGTGATGAATGCATCAACATCAATTCTAAGATATTCGCTTATAACGAAGACAAGCAGGCTTATATCAAAGATCCTAAGGGAGGACCGTACCAAGATCTGGTGACTGCAGCTGAAAAATGTACTGCGCAGGTGATTCATCCTGGATTACCAGCCGATCCCAATGCTAAGGATATGGAAAAATGGATAAAAAGAGGAGAGAAATTTAATTAA
- a CDS encoding acetate--CoA ligase family protein → MSFKKKQFERLFYPKQVAIIGASTKVNKVGYALLKNILDTAYKGDVFPINNDAKQILGIKTYQNISEIKHSIDLAIIAVAAPIVPKILSDCQKKGIQAFIIISAGFKETGLASGQLLEQQLANFISEHDLLVIGPNCLGIINTDTNTSLNATFARAIPPRGNIAFISQSGAIGIHALEFADKHDIGFSKFVTIGNKSAVDENDLIEYFYNDPQTKVILLYLESFADGIRFREIVKRNNRKNRKPIILLKSGRSESGKKAALSHTGALAGEDGMISYFLEDCGVIRVNTMEEMFNTAMIMANQPVPGGNKLLVVTNAGGQGIMAMDSAEKNHLKIAELTEDLQQELKKILPAAASVKNPIDILGDAAADRYKDSLKILMESNIFDLLLIICTPQFMTQRVAILQDLKSLIEKARNRKIPIAAVFPAVKDEAVNKLFDEYDLPNYEFPEQAVKALSYSSNYGQFAVGKEISTSQKLAERKYSTIKKQIDELKIAGARYFNEIQSYNLLKVLGLPIAPYKVVTNLKQALETSKVKYPMVAKIVAKGVIHKYDIGGVIVNIENKKELIEAFGKVSNCVSTDRFQGVVLQSMVKEGVELIMGIKYHEGFGHAIMFGLGGTRVEILQDVSFGMAPLSKEKALQMIQSIRGIKLLEGYRSQPPVNKEGLADVLLKLSDIVYNFPEISSLDLNPVFASEKEIIVADARIFIK, encoded by the coding sequence ATGAGCTTTAAAAAGAAACAATTCGAACGATTATTCTATCCAAAACAAGTAGCTATTATTGGCGCATCAACCAAAGTCAATAAAGTGGGCTATGCTTTATTAAAGAACATCTTGGATACAGCTTATAAGGGTGATGTATTTCCAATTAATAATGATGCCAAGCAAATTCTAGGAATTAAAACCTATCAGAACATTAGTGAAATAAAGCATTCCATTGACCTCGCAATTATCGCTGTGGCTGCACCGATTGTTCCTAAAATTTTAAGTGACTGTCAAAAGAAAGGAATTCAAGCATTCATCATCATTTCAGCTGGTTTTAAAGAAACAGGTTTAGCAAGTGGTCAATTGTTGGAGCAACAATTAGCAAATTTCATATCTGAACATGATTTATTAGTTATTGGCCCCAATTGCTTGGGTATTATCAATACGGATACAAACACGAGCTTAAATGCCACTTTTGCTAGAGCGATACCTCCACGAGGCAATATTGCTTTTATTTCCCAAAGTGGTGCAATAGGGATTCATGCATTAGAATTTGCAGATAAGCACGATATAGGATTTAGCAAGTTTGTCACTATTGGTAATAAATCTGCTGTGGATGAAAATGATCTAATAGAATATTTTTACAATGATCCGCAAACGAAGGTGATTTTACTATACTTGGAGAGCTTTGCAGATGGAATTCGCTTCCGAGAAATAGTAAAAAGAAACAATAGAAAAAATAGAAAGCCTATCATACTTCTAAAATCAGGGAGAAGCGAAAGTGGTAAAAAGGCGGCACTTTCTCATACCGGTGCTTTGGCAGGTGAGGATGGGATGATTTCTTATTTTCTAGAGGATTGTGGCGTAATAAGGGTCAATACTATGGAAGAAATGTTTAATACTGCTATGATCATGGCCAACCAGCCAGTCCCAGGTGGTAATAAGTTATTGGTGGTCACTAATGCTGGCGGTCAGGGAATAATGGCCATGGATAGTGCAGAAAAAAACCATCTTAAAATTGCCGAACTAACAGAAGACCTGCAGCAAGAATTAAAAAAGATTCTTCCAGCTGCCGCATCGGTTAAAAACCCTATAGATATTTTGGGTGACGCTGCTGCTGACAGATATAAGGACAGCCTGAAGATTTTGATGGAATCAAATATCTTTGACTTATTATTAATCATATGCACTCCACAGTTTATGACGCAGAGAGTCGCAATTTTACAAGATTTAAAATCACTCATTGAGAAGGCAAGAAACAGGAAAATACCCATTGCGGCAGTTTTTCCGGCTGTAAAAGATGAAGCGGTTAACAAGTTGTTTGATGAATATGATTTGCCTAATTATGAATTTCCGGAGCAAGCTGTGAAAGCACTCTCTTATTCTTCAAATTACGGACAGTTTGCAGTTGGTAAGGAAATAAGTACCTCCCAGAAATTAGCGGAAAGGAAATATTCAACTATCAAAAAGCAAATAGATGAATTAAAAATAGCTGGAGCTCGCTATTTCAATGAGATTCAAAGCTATAACTTATTGAAAGTACTTGGCCTACCTATAGCCCCTTATAAAGTTGTAACTAATTTAAAGCAAGCCCTTGAGACAAGCAAAGTAAAGTATCCTATGGTTGCCAAAATTGTGGCAAAAGGAGTTATTCACAAGTACGATATAGGAGGAGTAATAGTGAATATTGAGAACAAAAAAGAACTAATAGAAGCCTTTGGCAAAGTATCAAATTGTGTCTCAACAGACCGTTTTCAAGGCGTAGTGCTTCAAAGTATGGTAAAAGAAGGCGTGGAGCTTATCATGGGAATTAAGTACCATGAGGGTTTTGGGCATGCCATCATGTTTGGACTAGGGGGAACAAGAGTAGAAATCCTTCAGGATGTAAGCTTTGGCATGGCGCCATTGTCCAAAGAAAAAGCACTTCAAATGATTCAGTCCATAAGAGGGATTAAACTTTTAGAAGGCTACAGATCTCAGCCTCCCGTAAACAAGGAGGGATTAGCAGATGTGCTGCTTAAACTATCGGATATTGTTTATAATTTCCCGGAAATAAGTTCTTTGGATCTCAATCCTGTTTTTGCTTCTGAAAAAGAGATCATAGTTGCAGATGCCAGGATATTCATCAAATGA
- the rsxC gene encoding electron transport complex subunit RsxC, translated as MRTAKQTFKHGIHPPENKEETNGLPIRQFSFAPLIILPLAQHIGAPSKLVIREGQEVVRGQILAESDGYLSVPLHAPVSGLVKRISNVPTISGKMTTGIYLEPFPSSTQEILDGEPINLDAASPDDILMGIQQAGIVGLGGAAFPTHAKLKIPDGKHCDTLIINGIECEPYLTTDHRVMLEQSDDIFLGIKYLMKATGAKRTIIGIEANKQDAADLLRERLPKNEAISVEVVPVKYPQGAEKMLITSLLGKEVPSRGLPIDVSVVVVNVATTAEIGRLLPHGRGIQERVITITGPGVKKKGNYLIPIGTPLRYVLEQVGVDESVSEVYMGGPMMGVAVANLDISIVKGTSGIVVFNKEQIEQAPQVYPCIKCGACVDACPLSLNPSKLGILAKFEFYEKMAEEYHLMDCFECGSCSYVCPSHIPLVQYFRLSKSIIRKRKVA; from the coding sequence ATGAGAACAGCTAAACAGACTTTCAAGCACGGAATACATCCTCCTGAAAATAAGGAGGAAACGAATGGATTACCTATTCGACAGTTTTCCTTTGCGCCTTTGATTATTCTGCCTTTGGCTCAGCATATAGGAGCTCCATCTAAATTGGTGATCAGAGAAGGACAGGAGGTCGTTAGAGGACAGATCTTGGCAGAATCAGATGGATATCTATCTGTTCCGTTGCATGCCCCTGTAAGTGGCTTGGTGAAGAGAATTAGTAATGTCCCAACTATTTCAGGCAAGATGACCACTGGCATATATTTGGAACCATTTCCATCTTCCACACAAGAGATTTTAGATGGAGAACCAATTAACCTAGATGCTGCATCCCCAGATGATATTCTGATGGGAATTCAGCAGGCTGGAATTGTAGGCTTGGGAGGGGCCGCATTTCCGACCCATGCTAAATTAAAAATTCCTGATGGCAAACATTGCGATACTTTGATTATTAATGGCATTGAATGTGAACCTTATCTGACCACTGATCATCGGGTAATGCTTGAGCAATCAGATGATATATTCTTAGGAATCAAATACTTAATGAAAGCTACCGGTGCAAAACGCACTATCATCGGAATTGAAGCGAATAAGCAAGATGCAGCGGATTTGCTACGGGAACGACTACCGAAAAATGAAGCCATTTCAGTAGAGGTAGTGCCTGTAAAGTATCCTCAAGGAGCAGAGAAAATGCTCATTACTTCTCTTTTAGGTAAAGAAGTGCCTTCAAGAGGCTTACCAATTGATGTGAGTGTGGTGGTCGTAAATGTAGCCACTACAGCTGAAATTGGACGATTACTGCCTCACGGACGAGGGATTCAAGAACGTGTAATCACCATTACAGGACCTGGGGTTAAGAAAAAAGGAAACTATTTGATTCCCATTGGAACACCACTTCGATATGTATTGGAGCAGGTCGGAGTGGACGAATCTGTCAGTGAAGTCTATATGGGCGGACCCATGATGGGAGTTGCTGTGGCTAATCTGGATATTTCAATAGTGAAGGGAACTTCCGGTATAGTAGTCTTTAACAAAGAGCAAATTGAGCAAGCACCTCAAGTTTACCCGTGTATCAAATGTGGTGCTTGTGTGGATGCATGCCCACTTTCATTAAACCCTTCGAAGTTGGGTATTCTCGCAAAATTTGAATTCTACGAAAAAATGGCTGAGGAATATCATTTGATGGATTGCTTTGAATGTGGTTCCTGCTCGTATGTGTGCCCTTCTCATATTCCATTAGTGCAATACTTCCGACTATCAAAATCTATTATACGAAAAAGAAAAGTAGCCTGA
- the rsxE gene encoding electron transport complex subunit RsxE, with amino-acid sequence MSNNQNHNESLKTVPTSTDDFIKGLWRENPVFVQVLGMCPVLAVSNTAENALAMGVATAFVLLMSNILVSMLRNFIPKEVRIASYILIIATFVTITDYVIQAISVDLHKSLGAFISLIVVNCLILSRAEAFASKNTVGKSIMDALGMGIGFIIALFSLGAVREILGNGAFFGFSLFPDGFQEWVIMILPAGGFFTLAAWLLVFNLIKQKRAQS; translated from the coding sequence ATGAGTAATAATCAAAACCATAACGAAAGCTTAAAAACGGTACCCACTTCCACTGATGATTTCATTAAAGGCTTATGGAGGGAAAATCCGGTTTTTGTACAAGTATTGGGAATGTGCCCGGTTTTAGCGGTTTCCAATACAGCAGAAAATGCGCTCGCCATGGGAGTAGCCACGGCATTTGTATTGCTGATGTCCAATATTCTGGTATCCATGCTCCGAAATTTCATCCCTAAGGAAGTAAGAATCGCTTCTTACATTCTTATCATCGCCACATTTGTCACCATTACAGATTATGTCATTCAAGCGATTAGTGTGGATTTGCATAAAAGCCTGGGGGCATTTATCTCACTAATTGTAGTGAACTGCTTAATATTAAGCAGGGCAGAAGCCTTTGCTTCTAAAAATACTGTAGGAAAGTCCATCATGGATGCACTGGGAATGGGTATTGGATTTATTATAGCCCTGTTTAGCCTTGGAGCGGTACGGGAGATACTGGGAAACGGGGCGTTTTTTGGATTTAGCTTGTTTCCTGATGGTTTTCAGGAATGGGTAATTATGATCCTTCCGGCTGGAGGTTTTTTCACACTAGCTGCTTGGTTATTGGTTTTCAATTTGATTAAACAAAAAAGAGCTCAATCATGA
- a CDS encoding RnfABCDGE type electron transport complex subunit D, whose translation MKKQTLHISTSPHLTQGTSVEVIMRNVVIALMPAALFSIYAFGWNAALVLITAVVSCLITEHVLCRLANKRSTVSDWSAIITGLLLGLTLPPIFPLWMTFLGGVFAIGMGKFLFGGLGYNVFNPALVGRAVLQGAFPVAITTWFASFSADRFTTLHSAVLAVPFMEPVIDGTSGATPLSAFKFDGITTEASDLALGLVSGSTGETSSVFILLGGLYLVWRNLMNWRIPVAILATVFVFSGILYWFDPVEYPSPLFMLFSGGLMLGAVFMATDMVASPITSWGVMIYGIIIGALVVIIRLWGGLPEGVMYAILLANAISPHIDRLVRYRVYGTSLKTS comes from the coding sequence ATGAAAAAGCAAACACTCCATATTAGTACATCACCTCACCTGACACAAGGCACTAGTGTAGAGGTGATTATGCGAAATGTTGTTATTGCATTGATGCCTGCTGCTTTGTTTTCGATCTACGCTTTCGGATGGAATGCTGCTTTAGTTCTGATTACGGCAGTTGTTTCGTGCCTAATAACAGAGCATGTATTATGCCGACTCGCCAACAAAAGAAGTACTGTTTCTGATTGGTCTGCCATTATCACCGGATTGCTTTTGGGCTTAACATTACCACCTATTTTCCCGCTTTGGATGACATTTTTGGGTGGAGTCTTTGCCATAGGGATGGGTAAGTTTCTTTTTGGCGGTTTAGGATACAATGTATTTAACCCGGCCTTAGTAGGAAGGGCAGTGTTGCAAGGGGCGTTTCCGGTTGCCATCACCACTTGGTTCGCTAGCTTTTCTGCGGACCGATTTACCACACTTCATTCTGCAGTCTTGGCAGTCCCTTTTATGGAACCTGTTATTGATGGAACTTCTGGTGCGACACCACTTTCAGCATTCAAGTTTGATGGAATCACTACTGAAGCAAGCGATTTAGCATTAGGTTTAGTGAGCGGATCAACAGGAGAAACATCTTCTGTATTTATCCTTCTGGGAGGATTGTATTTGGTATGGCGCAATTTGATGAATTGGAGAATTCCAGTTGCCATACTCGCTACCGTATTCGTGTTCAGTGGCATTCTTTATTGGTTCGATCCTGTAGAATACCCTTCTCCATTATTCATGCTTTTTTCTGGTGGCTTAATGTTGGGTGCTGTATTTATGGCTACCGATATGGTTGCTTCCCCTATAACTAGTTGGGGAGTAATGATTTATGGAATTATCATTGGAGCTTTGGTTGTGATTATACGGCTGTGGGGTGGATTACCGGAAGGCGTGATGTACGCCATTCTGTTAGCTAATGCCATCTCACCTCATATAGATAGATTAGTTCGATACAGAGTTTACGGTACTTCATTAAAAACCTCATGA
- a CDS encoding FMN-binding protein, producing MNKQETIAPNSFKMIRAMAGIGILCGLLIVFTYEGTKPRIENLRAEALKEAIFKVIPGSTQMQPYAYQDNTFKAGDKSDKDVVYAGYDDSGVFKGLAIVAAGQGYADVIRIIYGYNIDQQEVIGFYVLESKETPGLGDKIEKDPDFLNNFTDLNVSLNEDKDGLKNKVTTVKSGSKVNEYEIDGITGATISSRAIGDIIASSAEKWMPIIHKNRSIFKNIDNE from the coding sequence ATGAACAAGCAAGAGACCATAGCGCCCAACAGTTTCAAAATGATCAGAGCTATGGCTGGAATCGGTATTTTATGCGGTCTGCTGATCGTATTTACCTACGAAGGCACAAAACCTCGTATCGAAAATTTAAGAGCAGAAGCCTTAAAAGAAGCTATTTTCAAAGTTATTCCAGGAAGTACTCAAATGCAGCCCTATGCTTATCAGGACAATACATTCAAAGCAGGAGATAAGTCTGATAAAGATGTGGTTTACGCTGGCTATGACGATAGCGGTGTTTTCAAAGGACTAGCCATCGTTGCAGCGGGACAGGGATATGCAGATGTTATTCGAATCATATATGGGTATAACATAGATCAACAGGAGGTTATAGGGTTTTATGTATTAGAAAGTAAGGAGACGCCTGGCCTTGGTGATAAGATCGAAAAAGATCCTGATTTCCTCAACAACTTCACTGATCTCAATGTCTCCTTAAACGAGGATAAAGATGGCCTTAAGAATAAAGTGACCACCGTAAAAAGTGGCTCTAAAGTAAATGAATATGAAATTGATGGAATTACAGGGGCTACCATTTCCTCTAGAGCTATAGGAGATATCATAGCAAGCAGTGCAGAAAAGTGGATGCCAATTATTCATAAGAATAGGAGTATTTTTAAAAATATCGATAATGAGTAA